Proteins from a genomic interval of Salinarchaeum sp. Harcht-Bsk1:
- the pdxA gene encoding 4-hydroxythreonine-4-phosphate dehydrogenase PdxA, protein MTDLPVVGVTMGDPAGIGAEIVVEGHDEIAALADVVVIGDASVLRAAVECCDSSLSVEAVDDVAEASFADDAVSVLDLDLVDDLEYGVIREEYGAASLAYVEKAIELAKAGTIDAITTAPIHKQATRMAGSEHAGHTGLLAARTDTDVYSMMLVHDDLRVSHVSTHVPLREACDLVTTEAVLDTIRVTDEGLRQLGVEEPIIAVAGLNPHASDGGLLGDEEAAEIEPAVERAREEGIDAVGPEPPDTVYPQAAGGAADCVVSMYHDQGHIPIKMLGFGDGAVTGVNVTIGLPIVRTSVDHGTAFDIAGTCQADPTSLIDAVEVAVRAAR, encoded by the coding sequence ATGACTGACCTGCCAGTCGTGGGCGTCACGATGGGCGATCCGGCGGGGATCGGGGCCGAAATCGTCGTCGAGGGGCACGACGAAATCGCCGCGCTCGCCGACGTCGTCGTGATCGGCGACGCGTCGGTCCTTCGCGCCGCCGTGGAGTGCTGTGACTCGTCGCTGTCCGTCGAGGCGGTCGACGACGTCGCCGAGGCGTCCTTCGCCGACGACGCCGTCAGCGTCCTCGACCTCGACCTCGTCGACGACCTCGAGTACGGGGTCATCCGCGAGGAGTACGGCGCGGCGAGCCTCGCCTACGTCGAGAAGGCGATCGAACTGGCGAAGGCCGGCACGATCGACGCGATCACGACCGCGCCCATCCACAAGCAGGCGACCCGCATGGCCGGCAGCGAGCACGCTGGCCACACCGGCCTGCTCGCCGCCCGCACCGACACCGACGTCTACTCGATGATGCTCGTCCACGACGACCTCCGCGTCTCCCACGTGAGCACGCACGTCCCGCTCCGAGAGGCCTGCGACCTGGTCACGACGGAGGCCGTCCTCGACACGATCCGCGTGACCGACGAGGGGCTCCGCCAGCTCGGCGTCGAGGAGCCAATCATCGCCGTCGCGGGACTCAATCCCCACGCCAGCGACGGTGGCCTGCTCGGCGACGAGGAGGCCGCGGAGATCGAACCCGCCGTCGAGCGAGCTCGCGAGGAGGGCATCGACGCGGTTGGCCCGGAACCGCCGGACACCGTCTATCCGCAGGCCGCTGGCGGCGCCGCCGATTGCGTCGTCTCGATGTACCACGACCAGGGCCACATCCCGATCAAGATGCTCGGCTTCGGCGACGGCGCCGTCACCGGCGTCAACGTGACGATCGGGCTGCCGATCGTCCGCACCAGCGTCGACCACGGGACTGCTTTCGATATCGCTGGCACGTGCCAGGCCGACCCGACGAGTCTGATCGACGCCGTCGAGGTCGCCGTCAGGGCTGCGCGGTAG
- a CDS encoding 3-keto-5-aminohexanoate cleavage protein, with protein sequence MRSLDKMIVSCAVTGAIHTPTMSPHLPVTPAEIATAAIEASEAGASIVHVHVRDPETGQPVNDWDLFREVAERIAAETDVIVQPTTGGAPMDPPEERVGVVPELEPEMASCNMGSINFGLYQLLDKYDDWEYDWEPEYLAGTRDLIFQNTFADLETVLPIFNEHDTKPELECYDVGHLYNAKHFVDRGLIETPIHLQFVTGIHGGIASTAANLTHMVRIADELFGEDYSFSVIGAGRNEFSMATQAISMGGNPRVGLEDNLYLGPGELAESNAAMVEKIVRLGDELTGREPAEPDEVREFLGLKGLENTAIV encoded by the coding sequence ATGCGCAGTCTCGACAAGATGATCGTCTCCTGTGCAGTGACGGGAGCGATCCACACGCCGACGATGTCTCCGCACCTCCCGGTGACGCCAGCGGAGATCGCGACCGCCGCGATCGAGGCCTCGGAGGCCGGAGCCAGTATCGTCCACGTCCACGTCCGGGATCCCGAGACGGGGCAGCCGGTCAACGACTGGGACCTCTTTCGCGAGGTCGCAGAACGGATCGCCGCCGAGACGGACGTGATCGTCCAGCCGACGACCGGCGGGGCGCCGATGGACCCGCCGGAGGAGCGCGTCGGCGTCGTCCCCGAACTCGAACCGGAGATGGCCTCCTGCAACATGGGGTCGATCAACTTCGGGCTCTACCAGCTGCTCGATAAGTACGACGACTGGGAGTACGACTGGGAGCCCGAGTACCTGGCTGGCACTCGCGACCTGATCTTCCAGAACACGTTCGCGGACCTCGAAACCGTCCTCCCGATCTTCAACGAGCACGACACCAAGCCCGAACTCGAGTGCTACGACGTCGGCCACCTCTACAATGCCAAGCACTTCGTCGACCGCGGGCTGATCGAGACGCCGATCCACCTCCAGTTCGTCACGGGCATCCACGGCGGCATCGCCTCGACGGCCGCGAACCTCACGCACATGGTCCGGATCGCCGACGAACTGTTCGGCGAGGACTACTCCTTCTCGGTCATCGGCGCCGGCCGGAACGAGTTCAGCATGGCCACCCAGGCGATCTCGATGGGCGGCAACCCCCGCGTCGGCCTGGAGGACAACCTCTACCTCGGCCCCGGCGAACTCGCCGAGTCCAACGCCGCGATGGTCGAGAAGATCGTCCGCCTCGGCGACGAACTGACCGGCCGCGAGCCTGCCGAACCCGACGAGGTCCGCGAGTTCCTCGGGCTGAAGGGACTCGAGAACACGGCGATCGTCTGA
- a CDS encoding four-carbon acid sugar kinase family protein: MSYLVVADDLTGANDTGAAFAATGQETVIEIEGGGDGREDASDAAVRVVNTDSRYSDPATAAERVRSAVERAPDADVYKKVDSTLRGNLVAEIDAAMAASGADLAIVAPAFPATGRITVGGYHLVEETPVAETAAGRDAKGPTTSHVPTLLEASSYPVVHRSLDDLGESVALRASFEELAASGDGALVVADATTDEHLERVADAAAAAREAAGIDVLFVGSGGLAAHVGSGGSSAVLGVVGSVAPETFEQLEAVPDDQVVLLDSELVVTEPAAAVADAAEALGQRLDDDQPAVVTAATDREDVEATLAAGRATGLDDEEIRDHVAEALGKTALTVERDHGIDGLFATGGAVATATFDAFDAMGVRLTGHQVEAGIPLGRIQGGRADGLAVVTKAGAFGGETAIVNGLRFLARYDD, encoded by the coding sequence GTGTCCTACCTCGTCGTCGCCGACGACCTCACCGGTGCGAACGACACCGGTGCCGCGTTCGCCGCCACGGGCCAGGAGACGGTGATCGAGATCGAGGGCGGTGGAGATGGACGCGAGGACGCTAGCGATGCTGCCGTTCGGGTCGTCAACACCGACTCACGCTACAGCGATCCGGCGACCGCCGCCGAGCGAGTCCGATCGGCCGTCGAGCGTGCGCCCGACGCCGACGTCTACAAGAAGGTCGATTCGACGCTCCGGGGGAACCTCGTCGCCGAGATCGACGCGGCGATGGCGGCCAGCGGTGCGGACCTCGCGATCGTGGCCCCGGCGTTCCCGGCGACCGGCCGGATCACTGTCGGCGGCTACCACCTCGTCGAGGAGACGCCGGTGGCTGAGACCGCGGCTGGCCGCGACGCCAAGGGGCCGACGACGTCCCACGTGCCGACGCTCCTCGAGGCGTCGTCGTACCCGGTCGTCCACCGGTCGCTCGACGACCTCGGCGAGTCTGTGGCGCTCCGGGCGTCCTTCGAGGAACTGGCGGCCTCCGGCGACGGCGCCCTCGTCGTCGCCGACGCGACCACCGACGAGCACCTCGAACGCGTGGCCGACGCCGCGGCCGCGGCGAGGGAAGCGGCGGGCATCGACGTGCTGTTCGTCGGGAGCGGCGGGCTGGCGGCCCACGTGGGAAGCGGTGGATCGAGCGCCGTCCTCGGCGTCGTCGGGAGCGTCGCCCCCGAGACGTTCGAGCAACTCGAGGCGGTCCCGGACGACCAGGTCGTTCTACTCGACTCCGAACTGGTCGTCACCGAGCCGGCGGCCGCGGTCGCCGACGCCGCCGAGGCGCTCGGGCAACGGCTCGACGACGACCAGCCGGCCGTCGTGACCGCCGCGACCGACCGGGAGGACGTCGAAGCGACGCTCGCCGCCGGTCGGGCCACGGGGCTCGACGACGAGGAGATCCGCGACCACGTCGCCGAGGCTCTGGGGAAGACGGCCCTCACCGTCGAACGGGACCACGGGATCGACGGGCTGTTCGCGACGGGCGGCGCCGTGGCCACGGCGACCTTCGACGCGTTCGACGCGATGGGCGTCCGCCTGACGGGCCACCAGGTCGAGGCCGGTATTCCGCTGGGACGGATCCAGGGCGGACGGGCCGACGGCCTGGCGGTCGTCACGAAAGCGGGCGCGTTCGGCGGCGAAACGGCAATCGTTAATGGACTCCGCTTCCTCGCGAGGTACGATGACTGA
- a CDS encoding sugar phosphate isomerase/epimerase gives MQVGVLTVPLGGQSLDEALEYLTGLGVEMVELGCGGDPGDDHLPMDEYLDDEEAQAELQALLDEHGVGISALATHNNPLHPDEERAEAADEQLRNAIRLADQLDANTITCFSGLPAGGPNDEVPNWVTAPWPNEHLDALEYQWEEVAIPYWQDMAEFADDHGVDVAIEMHPNFLVYNPPSMLKLREATNERIGTNLDPANIVWQGIDVPEAIRYLGEEDAIHHVHAKDLRTYESNKDVTGALDTKPYTEEIDRSWIFRSIGYGHDMDYWKDLVSTLRMVGYDGTLSVEHEDSLTSAREGLEKAIGTLDEAIFETQPGEAYWVDSDV, from the coding sequence ATGCAAGTCGGAGTATTGACTGTTCCGCTCGGCGGACAGTCGCTGGACGAAGCACTCGAGTACCTGACCGGCCTCGGCGTCGAGATGGTCGAACTAGGCTGCGGCGGCGACCCGGGCGACGACCACCTGCCGATGGACGAGTACCTCGACGACGAGGAGGCACAGGCCGAACTGCAGGCGCTCCTCGACGAGCACGGCGTCGGGATCAGCGCGCTCGCGACGCACAACAACCCGCTCCACCCCGACGAGGAGCGGGCCGAGGCGGCCGACGAACAGCTCCGGAACGCGATCCGGCTGGCCGACCAGCTCGACGCGAACACGATCACCTGCTTCTCCGGCCTGCCAGCGGGCGGTCCGAACGACGAGGTCCCGAACTGGGTCACAGCACCGTGGCCGAACGAGCACCTCGACGCGCTGGAGTACCAGTGGGAAGAGGTGGCGATTCCGTACTGGCAGGACATGGCCGAGTTCGCCGACGACCACGGAGTCGACGTCGCCATCGAGATGCACCCGAACTTCCTGGTGTACAACCCGCCGTCGATGCTGAAGCTCCGGGAGGCGACGAACGAGCGGATCGGGACGAACCTCGACCCCGCGAACATCGTCTGGCAGGGCATCGACGTGCCCGAGGCGATCCGCTACCTCGGCGAGGAGGACGCCATCCACCACGTCCACGCGAAGGACCTCCGCACCTACGAGTCCAACAAGGACGTCACCGGCGCGCTCGACACGAAGCCCTACACCGAGGAGATCGATCGGTCCTGGATCTTCCGCTCGATCGGCTACGGCCACGACATGGACTACTGGAAGGACCTCGTCTCGACGCTGCGGATGGTCGGCTACGACGGCACGCTCTCCGTCGAGCACGAGGACTCCCTCACCTCCGCACGTGAGGGCCTCGAGAAGGCCATCGGCACGCTCGACGAAGCGATCTTCGAGACCCAGCCCGGCGAGGCCTACTGGGTCGACTCCGACGTGTGA
- a CDS encoding SDR family NAD(P)-dependent oxidoreductase: protein MATKRHAERTAIVTGASSGIGRRIALQFAEEGANVVCASRSNEPHQGVHHDTDVARPTEQVIREDYDGDAIFVSTDVSDPDEVRNLVDETVDRFGGIDVLVNNAGVFVEGDSQETSVDDWQFMLSVDLDGTFYCCKFAIPHLKESSGHIVNIASVNATEGGSGPAYAAANAGQVNLTRDLAVELGPHDVNVNCLSPGYIKTPIQDYQDEESIQISREQTLLPELGEPEEVATVVTFLASEEASYVHGADIYVDGGWAAHRV from the coding sequence ATGGCTACCAAGAGACACGCCGAGCGGACTGCGATCGTCACCGGCGCATCCAGCGGGATCGGTCGTCGCATCGCACTCCAGTTCGCCGAAGAGGGCGCGAACGTCGTCTGTGCCTCCCGGAGCAACGAACCCCACCAGGGGGTACACCACGACACCGACGTCGCGAGGCCCACCGAGCAGGTGATTCGGGAGGACTACGACGGCGACGCCATCTTCGTCTCGACGGACGTGAGCGACCCCGACGAGGTCCGGAATCTCGTCGACGAGACCGTCGATCGCTTCGGCGGCATCGACGTGCTCGTCAACAACGCCGGCGTCTTCGTCGAGGGCGACTCCCAGGAGACCTCCGTCGACGACTGGCAGTTCATGCTCTCCGTCGACCTCGACGGCACGTTCTACTGCTGCAAGTTCGCGATCCCGCACCTCAAGGAGTCCTCGGGCCACATCGTCAACATCGCCTCGGTGAACGCGACCGAAGGCGGCTCCGGACCCGCCTATGCGGCGGCGAACGCCGGGCAGGTCAACCTCACCCGCGACCTCGCGGTCGAACTCGGTCCCCACGACGTCAACGTCAACTGCCTCTCGCCGGGCTACATCAAGACGCCGATCCAGGACTACCAGGACGAGGAGAGCATCCAGATCTCCCGGGAGCAGACGCTCCTCCCCGAACTCGGCGAGCCAGAGGAGGTCGCGACCGTCGTGACCTTCCTCGCTAGCGAGGAGGCGAGCTACGTCCACGGCGCCGACATCTACGTCGACGGCGGGTGGGCAGCCCACCGGGTCTGA
- a CDS encoding AMP-binding protein, whose translation MTREDAQRSESFAFEPEESFVESTNVWQFMQEYGIDDYDELIERTTSEVPGEPDSGVEWFWDELVDYLGIEFYEDYERVRDDSDGPQFTDWYPGGELNVAHNVLDRHAAVDAEARNSVALIWEGEPGDVREVTYHELHREANRVANYLESVGIETGDTVGLYMPMVPEVVSILYGCLKVGAIAVPIFSGFGVDATATRIADSECSVLFTGDGFYRRGSEVVLKDTADEAIEAAGHVEHTVVVDRIGASDGAVDVGWDDERDAWWADAIGPQPDEYATKHLPSDQESMLLYSSGTTGEPKGIVHTHAGILTQCAKEIHFGFDQQPADRFFWVSDIGWMMGPWTLVGNHTFGGTVFMYEGAPDHPEPDRFWRMIDRHGLTQFGISPTAIRALRKHGEEWLEGHDLSSLRLLGSTGEPWDPESWQWFLEHVGGGECPIVNISGGTEICGCFLMPMPIQSLKPCTLGGPGLGMDIDVVDAEGNSVADEHERGYLVAKDSCPSMTKSLWSGDERYLEEYWSTWEDLWDHGDWAQVDEDGLWFLHGRADDALNVAGRKVGPAEVEGAAMEHDAVNQAAAIGVPDDTTGTAVVLYVVPEPDVDPDSDLAEGIMETVGEEQGKPFRPREVLFVDAFPKTQSGKIVRRAVQAAYTGEELGDLSSVENPEALDAIEAAR comes from the coding sequence ATGACACGCGAGGACGCCCAGCGGAGCGAATCGTTCGCGTTCGAACCCGAGGAGTCGTTCGTCGAGTCGACCAACGTCTGGCAGTTTATGCAGGAGTACGGCATCGATGACTACGACGAACTGATCGAGCGCACCACGAGCGAGGTCCCCGGCGAACCGGACTCGGGCGTCGAGTGGTTCTGGGACGAACTGGTCGACTACCTCGGGATCGAGTTCTACGAGGACTACGAGCGGGTTCGGGACGATTCCGACGGGCCGCAGTTCACCGACTGGTACCCCGGGGGCGAGCTCAACGTCGCCCACAACGTGCTCGACAGGCACGCCGCGGTGGACGCCGAGGCTCGCAACTCGGTCGCACTCATCTGGGAGGGCGAGCCGGGCGACGTGCGCGAGGTGACCTACCACGAACTGCACCGCGAGGCGAACCGGGTCGCGAACTACCTGGAGTCCGTCGGGATCGAGACCGGCGACACGGTCGGGCTGTACATGCCGATGGTCCCCGAGGTCGTCTCGATCCTCTACGGCTGCCTCAAGGTCGGGGCGATCGCGGTGCCGATCTTCTCGGGGTTCGGCGTCGACGCGACCGCGACCCGGATCGCCGACAGCGAGTGCAGCGTCCTGTTCACCGGCGACGGCTTCTACCGGCGTGGGAGCGAGGTGGTGCTCAAGGACACCGCCGACGAGGCCATCGAGGCCGCGGGGCACGTCGAGCACACCGTCGTCGTCGACCGGATCGGTGCGAGCGACGGCGCGGTCGACGTCGGCTGGGACGACGAGCGCGACGCCTGGTGGGCCGACGCGATCGGCCCACAGCCCGACGAGTACGCGACCAAACACCTCCCGTCCGACCAGGAGTCGATGCTGCTGTACTCCTCCGGGACGACCGGCGAACCGAAGGGGATCGTCCACACGCACGCCGGGATCCTCACGCAGTGCGCCAAGGAGATCCACTTCGGGTTCGACCAGCAACCGGCCGACCGCTTCTTTTGGGTGTCGGACATCGGCTGGATGATGGGCCCCTGGACGCTCGTCGGGAACCACACCTTCGGCGGGACCGTGTTCATGTACGAGGGAGCGCCCGACCACCCGGAGCCCGACCGGTTCTGGCGCATGATCGACCGGCACGGACTCACGCAGTTCGGCATCTCGCCGACGGCGATCCGCGCCCTCCGGAAGCACGGCGAGGAGTGGCTGGAGGGCCACGACCTCTCCTCGCTCCGGCTCCTCGGCTCGACGGGCGAGCCCTGGGACCCCGAGTCCTGGCAGTGGTTCCTCGAGCACGTCGGCGGCGGCGAGTGTCCGATCGTCAATATCTCCGGCGGCACGGAGATCTGTGGCTGCTTCCTGATGCCGATGCCGATCCAGTCGCTGAAGCCCTGCACGCTCGGCGGCCCCGGCCTCGGGATGGACATCGACGTCGTCGACGCCGAGGGCAACTCCGTCGCCGACGAGCACGAACGGGGGTACCTCGTCGCCAAGGACTCCTGCCCGTCGATGACGAAGTCGCTGTGGTCCGGCGACGAGCGCTACCTCGAGGAGTACTGGTCGACCTGGGAGGACCTGTGGGACCACGGCGACTGGGCGCAGGTCGACGAGGACGGCCTGTGGTTCCTCCACGGCCGGGCCGACGACGCGCTCAACGTCGCCGGTCGGAAGGTCGGCCCGGCGGAGGTCGAAGGCGCCGCGATGGAGCACGACGCGGTCAACCAGGCGGCGGCCATCGGCGTCCCCGACGACACCACGGGAACCGCGGTGGTCCTCTACGTCGTCCCCGAACCGGACGTCGATCCAGACTCGGACCTGGCCGAAGGGATCATGGAAACCGTCGGCGAGGAGCAGGGCAAACCGTTCCGTCCCCGCGAGGTGCTGTTCGTCGACGCGTTCCCGAAGACGCAGAGCGGCAAGATCGTCCGCCGTGCGGTCCAGGCCGCCTACACGGGCGAGGAACTCGGCGACCTGAGCAGCGTCGAGAACCCCGAGGCACTGGACGCGATCGAAGCGGCGAGGTGA
- a CDS encoding 3-hydroxyacyl-CoA dehydrogenase family protein: MSDTPDADASEPADATDHDAPDHDVDAPDHDVDGIAVVGAGRMGHGIALTYALAGHPVRLFDVDEETLASSPDRIADALDTFTERGRYSESAATDALDRISLHTDVAEAVDGVDFVTEAVAEDAAIKQAVFEDLDEHAPADAILATNTSGISIDEIAGPVEDASRVLGTHWFNPPHLVPLVEVVKGSATTDAAAQRIRALLEDADKTPIVVQKDVPGFIGNRIQAAMSYEAFSLLARGVATPQDIDRAVKAGFGFRLPIMGIFEKMDQSGLAIHHEVEKRLMGDLDRGTDPNPVIEELLEEGYTGTETGKGIYDWTDVDLESVRERRDGALLDMLDLYEESDAESSPPAYYDRT; encoded by the coding sequence ATGAGCGATACCCCCGACGCAGACGCCTCGGAACCAGCCGATGCAACCGACCACGACGCGCCGGACCACGACGTCGACGCGCCGGATCACGACGTCGACGGGATCGCCGTCGTCGGCGCGGGCAGGATGGGCCACGGCATCGCGCTGACCTACGCGCTCGCCGGGCACCCGGTCCGCCTGTTCGACGTCGACGAGGAGACGCTCGCGTCCAGCCCCGACCGCATCGCAGACGCCCTCGACACGTTCACCGAGCGCGGACGGTACTCCGAATCGGCGGCGACCGACGCGCTCGATCGGATCTCGCTGCACACCGACGTCGCCGAGGCCGTCGACGGCGTCGACTTCGTGACGGAGGCCGTCGCTGAGGACGCCGCGATCAAGCAGGCCGTGTTCGAGGACCTCGACGAGCACGCCCCCGCCGACGCGATCCTCGCGACGAACACCTCCGGCATCTCCATCGACGAGATCGCCGGGCCGGTCGAGGACGCGAGTCGCGTGCTCGGCACCCACTGGTTCAACCCGCCCCACCTCGTGCCGCTGGTGGAGGTCGTCAAGGGCTCGGCGACGACGGACGCGGCGGCGCAGCGAATCCGTGCGCTCCTCGAGGACGCGGACAAAACCCCGATCGTCGTCCAGAAGGACGTCCCCGGGTTCATCGGCAACCGGATCCAGGCGGCGATGTCCTACGAGGCGTTCTCGCTGCTCGCCCGCGGCGTCGCGACGCCCCAGGACATCGACCGGGCGGTCAAGGCAGGGTTCGGCTTCCGCCTCCCGATCATGGGTATCTTCGAGAAGATGGACCAGTCCGGCCTCGCGATCCACCACGAAGTCGAGAAGCGCCTCATGGGCGACCTCGACCGCGGCACCGATCCCAACCCCGTCATCGAGGAACTCCTCGAAGAGGGCTACACCGGCACGGAGACGGGCAAGGGCATCTACGACTGGACGGACGTCGACCTCGAGTCGGTGCGGGAGCGCCGCGACGGCGCGTTGCTCGACATGCTCGACCTCTACGAGGAGAGCGACGCCGAATCGTCGCCGCCGGCGTACTACGATCGGACCTGA